TTCCCGAGGAAATATGTGTTGACAAGGCCTAGGCCTTTCTTTAAATTTACCGCGCGCCAGTCTACCTAGGCGGCGCCTGTTGTCCGTGCGTGTAGTCCGTCAGCTCTGAGTGCCTAAACTAAGTTCAAAGCACGGGCTGCGTGCAGGGGACAACATTCAATAACCACCAAGCGCGTTAGCATTCACTCGAATGCGAGGCGGAATTATTTCGGGAGGTGTTCTCAATGGTGAATCAAATGTCGCACGTTAAGCGCGCGGCGGTGTCCATCGCCGCTGTCGTTGCAATGGGCGCATCGGCGGTTGTTTCCGCGCAAGGTATCGATACGCTTGAGTCCAAGCTGTATCCGAACTACGTGACGGATGACATGCTGCTGAACGCTGATATCGATCATTCAAACTGGCTGCATTATGGCAAGGACTACCAGTCCACCCGCTATAGTGGCTTGAGGCAAGTCAACAAAGACAACGTCAAGAAACTCGTTCCCGCATGGAACCTGTCTTTCGGCGTGCTGGAAGGGCAAGATAGCCAAGCCGTTGTCGTCAACGGAACCGTGTATGTCACCACGTCCTTCAACCGTGTGATCGCCGCCGATGGCCGTACCGGCAAGATCCTGTGGAAGTACGAGCGTGAACTGCCCGGCGACGTGTTCCCAAAGCTGTGCTGTGACGTCGTGAACCGTGGGGTGGCCGTCTATAAGAACAAGGTCTACCTGGCGACCCTGGACGCGCACATCGTGGCGCTGGACAACCAGACCGGCAAAGTGGTTTGGGACAAGAAGATGGGAGACTACACCTACGCCGAAACCTTCACCATCATGCCGATGGCTCTGCGTAACAAAATCATCTTCGGTACCGCAGGCGCGGAATACGGTGTGCGTGGCTGGATCAAGGCCATCAATGCCGATACTGGCGACCTGGTATGGCAGACATACACCATTCCTGGTCCTGGCGAGCCTGGCAATGACACGTGGGCGGGAGACTCCTGGAAGTACGGGGGCGGCTCGGCTTGGATCACGGGTTCCTACGACCAAGCTACCAATAGGCTCTTCTGGCCCGTCGGTAACCCTGGTCCTGACTTCGACCGTCACGTTCGTCTAGGGGACAACCTCTTCTCGAACAGCAACCTCGTGATGGATCCGGACTCCGGCAAGATCCTTTCCTACTTCAACTACACGCCTAACGATCCGTACGATTACGACGGCGTGAACGAGATGATCCTGGTGGACTTGGGCGGCAAGAAGCTCTGGCTGCATGGTTCGCGTAATGGTCATATCTATGGTATCGACCGCGATGCAACCGTTTCCGGCAAGGGCGGAAAAGAGCATAAGTGCGCATGGGTGACAGCCCTGCAGCGTGTGAACTGGACCAAGCCTCTCAACACGTCCAATAACTGCAAGCCCGTGTACAACTGGCCCGCGAAGGACGTCGTGTACGACAAGGTCACCACCGATATCGCTCCGTCCCTGGACGGCGGTAAAGAGTGGCACCCGATGGCTTACAGCCACCGCACGAAGATGGTCTACGTTCCCGTGTATGACTTCGCCATGGATCTCCAAGCCAAGAAAACGGAATGGAAGCGTGGTGAGTGGTACCTGGGCGCGAAGGTCCTGAACTTCAACGCGGGTGCCGGCATGATCAAGGCCTTCGATGCGGCGACCGGCAAGCCTGTATGGAGCAAGTCCCAGAGCTACCCGGCCACCAGCGGCATTCTGACTACCGCCGGCGGCTTGGTGTTTTACGGCGATCCCGAGGGTTATTTCAGCGCCCTCGACGATGAAACCGGCGAGCATCTGTGGTCCTTCCAAATCGGTTCCGGTATCCACGGCAACCCCACCACCTACACCGTTGACGGCACCCAGTATGTGAGTATCGTGTACGGGGCGGGCGGCGGGGGTATCTGGCCTCTGTACTATGCCGATTTTCTCAAGAAAAACACCAAGGGCGGTGGCCTGATGGTGTTCAAGGTCCAGAACTAAGGGTAGAACCAAGCTTCTGACCAAGTTGTAATTTAGAAGGGAGGGCGAGAGCCCTCCCTTCTTTTTGGTGCGTCAAGACACCTTGTGTAGGCGAATCGCTGTCGCGCCCGTTGTGCACAAATCGGCTCAGGCCGGGAACGGATGAAGACGCAGGCCTCTCAAACCCTGTCCATATTCAACCCCGTTCGTTGAGGAATCCAATGAAGAAATTCTTCGGTTATATCGTGGTAAGCGTGCTGATGTTTGCAGGGCCCGTGGCGGTGTCCGCGCAGGAGCAAGATCCCGATGCCATCGCGGATACTCTGCAAAGATCCAAAGCCAAGAAAAAATTGCTCGGCTGCGCCGACCCTTATTCCTGGCCGTACTCCCAGCAGTCCTACAGCGATCCTGGTTTCGATGTGCGAATTCTGGATCTCATCGCCAAGGAAGGGGGAATGGAAGTCGAGATGGTGTGGGCCGATACGGGAACACGCGGTGGAACCGGACGAGCCTTCAGAAACTCCATTTTGCGCAAGCGTTGCGATGTTTTCGTGGGCCTGTCGGACAATGGCGAAGAGGATTTCCTCCCCGACGAGTTGGTCTTTTCCAAGCCCTACATGAGCTTGGGATACGTCATGATGGTGCAAGGCCAAGCCGAGGGAGTTAAATCCCTCGAGGACGCGAAGAAGGGCAACGTCAAGGTGGGTGTTCCCATGGCCACGCCCATCGACGATTATCTCTTCATAAACCAGGTGCCGCGCGAGCTATACCTTAACAACCTCCGGTTGATGCAAGGCATGAGCAAGGGCGAGGTGAATGCCGCCATGGTGTGGTCTCCAGCCATCGCCGTGGCGAAAAAAGAGTTTCCGGAAGGTAAATTCCATTTGGTGCAAGGTTATGTGCCCAAGCCCGAGCATCGCACCAATAGTTCCTTCGTGGTGCGCCGGGAAGACAAAGCGCTGCTGGAGTTCTTGAACCAAAGTATCGATAAGTTCGTGAGCGCGGGAAAAATCAAACCTATTGTCGAGAGCTACGGCATG
This region of Betaproteobacteria bacterium genomic DNA includes:
- a CDS encoding PQQ-dependent dehydrogenase, methanol/ethanol family, which encodes MVNQMSHVKRAAVSIAAVVAMGASAVVSAQGIDTLESKLYPNYVTDDMLLNADIDHSNWLHYGKDYQSTRYSGLRQVNKDNVKKLVPAWNLSFGVLEGQDSQAVVVNGTVYVTTSFNRVIAADGRTGKILWKYERELPGDVFPKLCCDVVNRGVAVYKNKVYLATLDAHIVALDNQTGKVVWDKKMGDYTYAETFTIMPMALRNKIIFGTAGAEYGVRGWIKAINADTGDLVWQTYTIPGPGEPGNDTWAGDSWKYGGGSAWITGSYDQATNRLFWPVGNPGPDFDRHVRLGDNLFSNSNLVMDPDSGKILSYFNYTPNDPYDYDGVNEMILVDLGGKKLWLHGSRNGHIYGIDRDATVSGKGGKEHKCAWVTALQRVNWTKPLNTSNNCKPVYNWPAKDVVYDKVTTDIAPSLDGGKEWHPMAYSHRTKMVYVPVYDFAMDLQAKKTEWKRGEWYLGAKVLNFNAGAGMIKAFDAATGKPVWSKSQSYPATSGILTTAGGLVFYGDPEGYFSALDDETGEHLWSFQIGSGIHGNPTTYTVDGTQYVSIVYGAGGGGIWPLYYADFLKKNTKGGGLMVFKVQN
- a CDS encoding transporter substrate-binding domain-containing protein, translating into MKKFFGYIVVSVLMFAGPVAVSAQEQDPDAIADTLQRSKAKKKLLGCADPYSWPYSQQSYSDPGFDVRILDLIAKEGGMEVEMVWADTGTRGGTGRAFRNSILRKRCDVFVGLSDNGEEDFLPDELVFSKPYMSLGYVMMVQGQAEGVKSLEDAKKGNVKVGVPMATPIDDYLFINQVPRELYLNNLRLMQGMSKGEVNAAMVWSPAIAVAKKEFPEGKFHLVQGYVPKPEHRTNSSFVVRREDKALLEFLNQSIDKFVSAGKIKPIVESYGMPFFDVVSR